GAAGGAGAAGATGTCTATGATATTCGGACCTCCTTAGAGAATGACATTCACCTTTACGGTGAAATCATTGAGAGCCTTCGAGAACACATCTCCGTTGCAGGAAACCTCGGCGATTATAATACCCGACATATGCTTGAGGAAATCCTTGAGGATGCCGAGGAGTACGCACACCACATTGAACATTATCTTGAAGACGATACGCTGGTTACTGAAGAAGCGATGCGATAACTAACGAGTGGATTGATGAGTCAGCAGAATCTCGCTGACTCCAGCAGAAACATTCTCTTGTTCTGAGAAGTAGGTAAACAGATAAGTACTCGTTCTTATATTGTATGTATTCGATAACTGAGTACTGATAAGTGCGGGAATTAGTTTTGCTCCTTTTGCTCCTTTAGTCGAGGTTGGCGAGAGTATATAGTTTGAAACTGATGTTGTAGGATAGATTACTGTCTTCAGTAATTGTGAATTATCGTTGTACTTCTACTGTAAGATCAGTCCCAATCCATGCTTCCGAGTTTGCTGTTTCAGTAAATACGACCCGTCCAGGGCAGGTCTGGTGTACGACGACATTTGGGGCACTATCTGTTGATTGTTCCGGCGAAGGTCTCTCTTTTTTCGTCTCCATCGTTCCTGATTTGTTTAGGTTCGCCTAATTTTATAACTATTACGCTATGGCAAGGCTGCACACAATACTTATATGAGTATTAGTCATCGATGCGCTATGGCTAGCTGTTTGAGGAGACACTCCAATCTGTCCAGAGTGGATAAGACTGTGTATCTCCGTGAGTATTTCGAGCAACAATCGTACAGACTGCGTTTTGTTTGTCTGTGTCATCCTTGCTCCGGCGTCGATGTGCCGAATAGTGGAGAATCGTCAAGTCAAGGCAGGCATGAAGCAAATCGCTCGCCCGGAGTCGCTTTTTCTGGTCATCTGGCCCGTAGTCGATCTCGTCGGTTGTGCGTAGATGTAGTTCAATGATGAGATACCCGCCGGGTTCAAGAGCATCTTTGAGTTTAGGGATCATCTCAAGAGCTGTGAAATAGCTCATTGTAATGACTGAATAAGAGTTATCAGAGAGGGGGTACTCGATGACATCTGCTTGAATCCAATTAACTGAAACACCAGTATTCTTGGCTTTTTCTTGAGCCTCCCGCAATCCAACGTCTGAAACGTCAACTGCATCGACAGTATATCCATTGTCAGCAAGGTAAATTGCGTTTCTCCCTGTTCCAGTTGCAACATCTAATGCACGTCCGTCAGGAAGGCTGTCGATGATATCTTCTAAGATTGGAATTGGATATTCCGGGAGTTCAAACTCGGGGTCCATGTGTTTCTTATCCCATTTACTGTGGTCGTTTTCTCCCATGTTGTTGTATGATGCTGCCTACTCCTTTGTGTCTGGTTATTTGTGTGATACTGACTAATGTCACCATACATCATTATTATGTATCGCTAATATATTAGAAATGATGTCATCGAATGCAAACGCGACGTTCAAACAAGAGATGAATTTGGATATAAATGATGCGACACTTATTGAAGGAATGCCAGGGCATGGACTAGTTGCAGCAATTGCCGTTGACCAGATCACCGAACAGCTTGATCTTAATCATCTTGGTAGTATTGCTTCAGACACGTTTCCACCGGTAACAACATATGATGACGGACTTGTACAGGAACTTGTTCGGATTCATGGGAGCGAGTCACCGGGAGTACTTACACTCAAGAGTGATCTTGCGCTGCCGCGTGAGTCATTTGATGCACTGAGCTCGTGCATGCTTGAGGATCTTTCCAAGTGGTTTGATCGCGCTGTGTTTCTTGCTGGAGCACCAGCGCAAAGTGAAGAACAACTTGGTGAAGTCTTTGGAATTGGTACGACCGAATCGATCAAGCAGGACCTTCGTGATGCTGACATCACCGTTCCAGAAGATCCAGGGCTGGTAGGTGGAATCACTGGTGCGTTCGTCAGAGAGTGCCACCAACATGAGATTCCGGCTGCATTACTGGTTGTCCGTGCACACCCGTATTTGCCAGACCCACAAGCAGCCAAGGCAGTAATCGAAACAGCCCTTGAGCCACTCGTTGAATTCAATATTGATACAACTCCACTCGATGAGCAAGCAGACGAAATCCAGCAACGGATGGAACAGATTGCTGCTCAGTATGAGTCGCTCGTAAGTGAGCAAGAAGAAGCAGAAACAAGAATTGCTCATCCAGGAATGTTCCAGTAGTCGAACAGTAGCTCTGAAACAGATCGTATCTTTTCCCGACCGAAAGATCACCAAGGTCTGGACGACTCACTCCTGTAAAGTAACGAATGACCGTCTCGAAGGTTTCCTCATCGTACAGTACGTATCGATCAGGATCAGCAGTTGCTAGGAAAGCACTAATGATCGGCAGATCAAGGTCTTGATTCGTTCTGAACCGCTCGACCCTATCTTCGAGCAGGCTCTCATCTGCAAATAGCGATTCCAGATCTTCGACAAAGGCTTTGGCGTCGTCAGCTACCTTCGCTTCCACCTTCTCGAACTCTTCGTCTGACAAAGGAGAGCTTTTATCTCCCGTTGATTCTCTGAGTTCCGTTGCATATTCAAGCACTGTGTTTGCAGTCAGCTCGTGGTGATTGAGCCAAGAATGGCCGGTATTCAGAGCTTCTTGAGTCACGTTTCGGTGGATCTCTTCAGACAATCTGAAATCGAGATACGTATCGACAGCCGCGTCAAGGGACCCCTTGTCAAGGTCAAAGTCCTCTACCGTAACCACAGTAACCATACCTCCGGTATTCACAGAACAGACAAAATAACCTTGCCGCAAAAGAGTTGCGCTCTACTCACAACAGCAGACACCCCAACCTTCATATTGTTTTTGTGTTTCATTCAGTCTATGTCTTTTAGACGACTCTTTACGGGCCCAACTGTACCCACTCTGGAACATGAGGCCTTTCAGCTACTCTCAGGTTCGGTCAGCAATAATCCGAATAGTGTGCTCTACGTCGGGAAACAGGAATATCCTGAAAACGAAATCCTCGAACGGTGGAAAGAATATGGCCCATCAGCATGCCTCCAAATCAATACGTTCGACGACCTCGTGTCGGATTGCTACGAACGGAATCAGTACGACGGCCGAGCAACCCATATCGACCGCCCTCTTCTCTTTCGACTCGTGGAGCTCGGGCTCGAAGAGATAGATTCCCCAGCAAACCCGTTCTATGCTGGCCAACAGTTCCCCCGTGCAGGGCTCGTGGATGCGGCTGAAGACCTCTATACTGAACTCGAATTCGCTGGCCTGCTGTCACCGAAAGCGATGCGGAACCGGCTCGTCGAAGAGGGACTGGACGACCGAGCCCACCACGTTGCAGAGCTTGCTGAAGGAATTGAGACGGTTCGTCGGGAGATTCTAGCTGACGAACTGCCAGAGACGTACCGGACAGAGCGGATGCACCACGTCAACACGATGAAGACGCCGCTCGATGAGCTGCTACCGGCTGTTGATGCGGTCGTTCTCAGTGGCTTCACATGCTTCGATGTGCTTGAACGCGAACTTCTGGAACGCATTAGCAATACGTGGCCCACCATCGCAGTGCTCCCGATACAGATGAATTCGGACTCCGTCTCTGGAATCGATCGCGGTGCCTCTCGTGCGCTCGAAACGTATTTTGATCTCGAATTCTCCCGGACACACCACGAACCAGATTCAACGCCACCAGCGAAGTCACGACAACGCCTCACGGCCAATCTCTATCGCCACCCCGAGAACGCGCCCCTGATCGACGATGTGGATCCGACAGCATTGGACCTCACATTCGTCGAGTCGGAGACTGTTTCGGACGAGATCCGAACCGCGGCGAAGGAGATCCGTAGCCAGCTCGCCACTGGGGTTCCACCGGGAAGTATCGGCGTCGTGCTGACGAGTCCGAGTGAGTACGCCGACCAGACGCGGGAATGGTTCAATATGTATGAACTTCCGTACACACTACAGACAGACTATCCGCTTACGGAGACCGCACTGGGGGAAGTTATCGAGTCGGTTTGTGCCCTTGCCAGCGAACCGCGGACAATAGATACGGTTCTCACACTACTCACGAATCCGCTGGTTTCCGTCTCGAATCGGGGAGAGCCGATCGACCATCACGAGCTTACACGTGTCGCCTCTCGCGTTGAGACAACCGGACTGGACACTGTTCTCGAACACGTGAACGACACAGTTGCGGCGACGGTCAAGTCGATTGTACAGGACGCAGCGATACTGTCCGAGGTTGAGCTCGAATCACTTCCCGGGCACCTAGATGCACTTCTCGAACGACTCGGAGTACTAACTACACTGGAGAGTGATGACGTATCGTCAGCCTTCCGATCCCATGAGTCAAGTGCTCGAACCCGTCTCGATCGGGTGCTTGAGACGCTGGTGCTCACAGCCCCAGTTGCCGATCCCGACATCGGTGATCCAACCGACCGGCTGGAGCGAGCGCTCGCTGGCGTGTCGATTCGAAGGGCAGCTCGTCCGGACGATCGCCGGCTCGTCGTCTGTGGTCTGGGGGAAGCGTTCCTGCATGGGTTCGATCACGTCTACGTGCTTGGGATGACTTCCTCGCATTTTCCATCGGACGAAGACCGCCTGTCGTTTTCCCGTCCGATCTACGAGGCGCATCCCGATTTTGAACAGAAAGATGCCGGGCAAGAAGCCCGTTACCAGTTCGGTTCGCTTCTGGCGAGTGAAGCCTCTGTCCGCCTGTCAGCCCCGCAGCGTAGCCAGAGCGGTGATCCATACGTCGAAGCGGACGTATTGACCGATTTGCGCCGGCTCATCGATCTTGGTGAGATAACGAAAGAGAGGAACGATGCGACACCCGGGTCTCAGGAAGACATCCAGCGAGCGATCGGCGAAGCCTGGAACACGGTTCCCGACACCAGACGCCAAGCCATCATCGACGAGGCGACCGACACGGGGACGTTCACGTCCGAGCAATGCACCCGAATTCAGCGTGGCGTCGAGTGTTCGTCGGCACGAGCAGACTCAACACTGACGCCGTACGATGGGAAGCTGTCTCCGGAAACCGTTGGGCAGGTTCACGCGGAAGCCGAGCGGAAACCGTACAGTCCGAGTCGGCTCGAAACCTACGCCGCGTGTGGATTCAAATACTATATGCGTCGCGTGCTCGGCATCAAAGCCCCGGATCCGCTGACACGAGAGCCGGACCCGGGCGTTCGGGGATCCTACATCCACGACACACTCGAACACTACTATCTCTCCTTACAGTCTGAACTGGGAGAGCCAGTCGATCCTGGCGGCGATTTCGATACACGGCAGGAACAACTGCTGGACATCGCTCTCGATCGGCTCAACGACGCGTTCGGGGATTACCCGGAAACCGCGTTTCACGACCAGTGGCTCACGTCAGTGCTCGCTGGACTCGGAACACCAGCAGACAACGCGTACTACGGGCCAGAGGCAGAAACGGACGATGGTAAGCAAATCGCCCGGGGACTGTTCTACCGATTCCTCGAACACGAGTTTGACGAGCCAGCGAAAACGACGGCGCGTCCAACGTGGTTTGAGGCACGGATCGGCCAGCCATACGACGCCGGAACTCTTGTTGGAGACGATCCAGCAGTTATTGAGACGCCACAGGGACCAGTCTCAGTTCACGGACTCATTGATCGGGTCGATACTGTTCCCGGGACGACTCCACGACAGGCAGTCGTCCGAGACTACAAGACTGGAACGTCGATCCTCGGCGAAGGCGACGCCTTGCTTGGTCTGAACTTCCAGCTGCCACTTTATGCCCTGATGGTCGAAGACGCCCTTGATGGAATCGAGACAGTCGGCGCAGCCTACTATCAGGTCTCACCACCTACGTCCGTGAATTCACGAAGTGGCCAAATCACGTCCCAAGAGATGGCCACCTGGCAGGGAAGCGACGATGTGGACACACCATTGCTACGCTATTCACACCCT
This portion of the Salinarchaeum sp. IM2453 genome encodes:
- a CDS encoding class I SAM-dependent methyltransferase, whose translation is MGENDHSKWDKKHMDPEFELPEYPIPILEDIIDSLPDGRALDVATGTGRNAIYLADNGYTVDAVDVSDVGLREAQEKAKNTGVSVNWIQADVIEYPLSDNSYSVITMSYFTALEMIPKLKDALEPGGYLIIELHLRTTDEIDYGPDDQKKRLRASDLLHACLDLTILHYSAHRRRSKDDTDKQNAVCTIVARNTHGDTQSYPLWTDWSVSSNS
- a CDS encoding proteasome assembly chaperone family protein, which codes for MMSSNANATFKQEMNLDINDATLIEGMPGHGLVAAIAVDQITEQLDLNHLGSIASDTFPPVTTYDDGLVQELVRIHGSESPGVLTLKSDLALPRESFDALSSCMLEDLSKWFDRAVFLAGAPAQSEEQLGEVFGIGTTESIKQDLRDADITVPEDPGLVGGITGAFVRECHQHEIPAALLVVRAHPYLPDPQAAKAVIETALEPLVEFNIDTTPLDEQADEIQQRMEQIAAQYESLVSEQEEAETRIAHPGMFQ
- a CDS encoding PD-(D/E)XK nuclease family protein — translated: MLYVGKQEYPENEILERWKEYGPSACLQINTFDDLVSDCYERNQYDGRATHIDRPLLFRLVELGLEEIDSPANPFYAGQQFPRAGLVDAAEDLYTELEFAGLLSPKAMRNRLVEEGLDDRAHHVAELAEGIETVRREILADELPETYRTERMHHVNTMKTPLDELLPAVDAVVLSGFTCFDVLERELLERISNTWPTIAVLPIQMNSDSVSGIDRGASRALETYFDLEFSRTHHEPDSTPPAKSRQRLTANLYRHPENAPLIDDVDPTALDLTFVESETVSDEIRTAAKEIRSQLATGVPPGSIGVVLTSPSEYADQTREWFNMYELPYTLQTDYPLTETALGEVIESVCALASEPRTIDTVLTLLTNPLVSVSNRGEPIDHHELTRVASRVETTGLDTVLEHVNDTVAATVKSIVQDAAILSEVELESLPGHLDALLERLGVLTTLESDDVSSAFRSHESSARTRLDRVLETLVLTAPVADPDIGDPTDRLERALAGVSIRRAARPDDRRLVVCGLGEAFLHGFDHVYVLGMTSSHFPSDEDRLSFSRPIYEAHPDFEQKDAGQEARYQFGSLLASEASVRLSAPQRSQSGDPYVEADVLTDLRRLIDLGEITKERNDATPGSQEDIQRAIGEAWNTVPDTRRQAIIDEATDTGTFTSEQCTRIQRGVECSSARADSTLTPYDGKLSPETVGQVHAEAERKPYSPSRLETYAACGFKYYMRRVLGIKAPDPLTREPDPGVRGSYIHDTLEHYYLSLQSELGEPVDPGGDFDTRQEQLLDIALDRLNDAFGDYPETAFHDQWLTSVLAGLGTPADNAYYGPEAETDDGKQIARGLFYRFLEHEFDEPAKTTARPTWFEARIGQPYDAGTLVGDDPAVIETPQGPVSVHGLIDRVDTVPGTTPRQAVVRDYKTGTSILGEGDALLGLNFQLPLYALMVEDALDGIETVGAAYYQVSPPTSVNSRSGQITSQEMATWQGSDDVDTPLLRYSHPHFETHGAFRRFVEEVTATRLGELATGIEEGRFQPTVLDPSDAGCRYCDYAHVCDVRSHQRRETIKHIDDDKIAAYVPPMARDVDAEDVVGVE